A region of the Scatophagus argus isolate fScaArg1 chromosome 14, fScaArg1.pri, whole genome shotgun sequence genome:
GCGCTGTTTCCAAGGCTCCATATTGGAATACAGTATCACTTTAATGACGTAGCgaaaaataatacaaatctCAAAGAGGTACCAGCAGCTGCTTGGGTTTGGAATGGATAACTTAAACTGTGCCGTTATTCCAAACCCTCTTCTtgtgattttattgttgttgtcctGTATATTTGGGTTGTCACCTGGTACGGAACTCAGCTTTGTGACATGCGGATCAGTCATTAAATTGTTGAATATCAAGCACAATGTGAGACTACACTCGCACGACGTACGCTACGGTTCTGGTGAGTTTCCCCTGATTTAACGATTATTAAGTATTAATACTtgcattgtgtttttcactAACATTTTTTAACTTCATCTTACACCACACAAATCTGTAGCTGAAATTGTATTGTTGGGTGAAAGTTGGAAATCACAGTTTTCTATGTACAAAGGATAACAGTGTGACGTTTAATTCATGTTGCTTTCATTATGTGCAACGTCAGGTTACAATCAAACAGTGCCACGCGTAAAGGATTGGGGTCTTACTTGATATTTACGAAGCAAATATTTACTCGAGTGGTGAAAAATACACGAAAAACATTAACCCTTGAAGTTTCCAATTGGTGAACAGCTCATGCTAAGTTTATGTTTAATCAGCGCAGACAACTAATTTGTCTCACTCAAATTCACAAAGAAACCGAAGTACTATACTACTACACACATATACTATACAACATTAGCTCTACTCTAGTAGGAAGGAGTTCTTTACAAAGATGAGATAGCCAGGGGCTGTGTTGTTATAAATATGTTGTATATTTATAACAAATGTattgtaataaatatttaaatactgaGTTGTAGTTGCATTGGTTTGACCATATTAATTTaattctgtgagtgtgtgtacagagaTTCATACCATGAACAAACTGAGAACTCTGTTTAAGAGAATTGGCTGAATTTTTAGTCAAAATCCTCGTTTGTTTGTCAACTCTCTCCCATGGATGTTCATCGTTCATCCTGCAACGCTCTTTTGCTCaatccgtgtgtgtgtgagacaggtaGTGGGCAGCAGTCTGTAACAGGGGTGACTGCGGTGGAAGACAGTAATAGCTACTGGAGTGTTCGTGGGACTAGTGACACCTTGTGCCATCGAGGTACCCCAGTCAGGTGCGGGCAGACAATCCGCCTCACCCATGTCAACACAGGCCGTAACCTTCACAGCCACTACTTCGCCTCCCCACTGTCCTCCAACCAGGTGAGTGGCGTGAGCAATACACGGGCAAAGATAGGAGGTTAGGTTTTAGGTGGAGGATTATACACACAGTTCCCTGCAGAGGTCGGAAAGGGATGTTAATGCCTAATAAGTGGTTCTGACATTTTTGATagttcatgtttattttaccaAGTTAAAGCGACCACATGAAACTGGTTTACATACAACATTTACATAATATATAATCAGTGGCACCTAGACCATCATTTTGAGGTAGATCTGAGTTGACAGCAGCTTTTACACTTCAGGAATCTAACTCTGTGGAAAAATAGCCTCTGGTCAGCAAAAATCTCCCCAATTTTGAGGAAGTGTGAAAACACTGTCTATCCAAAGTGTTGTAGGCTTGGAAGATGTGTACTGTGGCGTGATAGAAAgtgtcagacattttgttatACCATTAATACCAAGGCTGCTTTTCCTTTATCATCCCTGGGTGTATTAGACGATTGTAGACAGTGTGTAGTGGAAATCAATGAACAGGTCTGTTTTATGGCAATTTTTGATTTACAAGATTGTTGCATTTGCCTAATCCACCCAACTCCACTAAGGAATGGACAGTAACAagctgacatttcagtctgataTCAGGCAGTTGTTGCATCAATGTGACACAGTTCCTTGACAAAAATAGACATTcctgttgtttgtatttgtacagcatttaaatttaagctttcacaaaagaaaagtaaCTCGTCCTCTCCGCCGCCCCTCgtcttctcatctcatctttgTCGCTTTTCCCCAGGAGGTGAGTGCGTTTGGCGACGAAGGGGAAGGGGACCATCTGGATGAATGGACAGTTCAGTGTGGGGGATCTGTATGGAAGCGTGAGGAGGCCGTTCGTTTCCGTCACAAGGCCACTGACGCACTGCTGTCAGTGACAGGGGAGCAGTACGGACGGCCGATTCACGGTCAGACGGAAGTTCACGCCATGTCGAGCCCCAGCCAGCACAGCCTGTGGAAGGCCATGGAGGGCATCTTCATGAAGCCCAGTGAGAGACCGGCGGGAAGCCAAGACCACAGTCACCTACACACAGAGTTCTGACcttgacatttcttttctgcttctgtcatttcctgtttttctctgtctacCACTGTATTCTCACCTCTGTCCCTAAATACATCTGTACCAGCAGCCTCAACCCACAACCGCCCCTTCTCttgtctcatttttctctcGCATTACCTTTTCCATCATCTTGCAAGGAGACAGTGCCAAAGTCTGTCATGAATCAGGGTACAATGACTTCATCTTATCACATTCGTTGTGTTGTAGAAAACACTACTTGGATCCTCAAAGATCCAGCAGCTATGCTCAGACAGATAACAATGTTCGAATACCATTCTAGTTTGCCTTAACAGGTGCGAGAACACAGAAAAGTattgaaaatgctgttttacaGAATGAAGACTAATCTTTATTACTGTTTGTGACACTTTACATCCAATTAGAGGTGTTCCTCTTAGctgttatttattgttaaaataACTGCCGTGAACAGTCATGCTACAAAGCAGAAGCCACTGCAGGTCTTGCAGATCAGTACATTAAAGTCATCAAGTGAGTGTTTTGttggactgaaaaaaataaacattgttaCACACGTGCCTTTATCCTTTTTAAGAAGCAGTGGGTGTTTACATTGTGGAGCCTTTCAAACTTTTGGAAACATTAagaattttattgtgtttttatggtaTTTGTAAGCCATATTCTCCTTAAACAATGGATAAGCAGTGTTACTATGGAAAATTACCTTTGCCTCCTTGTTTTTATCCCACACTAATTGTCACGAGAGAATaaacagctttgtgttttttatgtacATCATTGAACTGGATGCTGTTTATTATCATCTTTTGAATAGTTTCCACGTGCTGGGAGAAAGTACAGTGTTTTACATTCATgctgtctgtgcatgcatgtgtgttcgATCAACTCTGTTCCAGAGGTTCATATGAGCTACAAACATGCAACGAATACCTCATATTAAAGCATTTTTTATGCATAGAAGTATGAGTGTGGCTTACTTCTTGGATTGTGtcctttttcctttgcttaCCATGACAGTTAAGATGATCTCTTCATATGTGTTCACTTCGAATTTAATCAATGATATCATCGGTATCTCTCCTGATGCCGCATTCACAGTTcacctctttctttttgcatgtgTCCCTTTACTCAATCATTCATACAGTAGTTGAGCAAGTTTGAATGACCTTCTAGTGGCCTACCTGTTAATTTCATTCACAAATGAAAGGATGTGCAGGTAATAAGCTGTTAATGTCCGCCTGGACCATTACACTAATGTCTTGTTTGTCCACATAAtaattgttttggttcattATTGGGTGTCTAATGGGGTTCAGATGCATCTGCTATGCGGCTAATCTCACATTTGACTTATGCTCCCTAATTATCATGATTTAGAGTGAGCGTCGGTGCCAGCACTGCTCCACAGGAAACTGCTCTCTGCCACAAGTTGACAAACATGTAAATTCCACCCTCGTCAATTAGCTACATTGACTTTTTGAGATGCAGATCTCAATAGTGGAAGcttaacctttttttctgtcacacctGCCAATGTTAGTCTGCTCCAAGCATTTGGGTTTGTAGTGCTACATTACCTGTATGTATTGCATGAAGGTGATGTAAGAGCAGTGAGCTCTCTGCACATGAAGAGGCTGCTCTTGTGACTCACAGCTCCTTTATGGGCTGTCTGCTACCTGCATGGGGAAACAGCAGTGATTGGCGCTGGGTGAAAACCATGCTGTGTCGGCATCCTATTTTTGGGGTTGATATTTAAAGTGATCACTGCAATGATCAAAACGTAAGTGACATAAGTAAAACAACAAGCCTGCTTTCTACCGAGTTTTACAATTActaacagtgaaaatatttctgctCAACATCTTATTGTGAGCCAGAAATTGTGGCAAAGTGAGGCAGTCTAATTTAGGTGCGTCTTCtattaacattttatcttttcatgtTACTGGGCAGAattgttttgtcattaaaattttGTACACGTTGTTGGTCTTGAGCCAAGGTACAAACATCTCTCTCACAAGTAAACACAGATGCTTTATATTTCTattaaaaaaggttttattgCATAAacatatatggatatatttttttcagattaaacagattaaacttgttatttgcatttttaaatatccACTCAGTTGGTGActattgctgttttctttctccttttctaaGCAGCATGCCAAGGTTTGTATTACATAtctgtatttagtttttttgtttgtttgttttttttatctctataCAATCTACAaggtaaaaacatgttttggtaaaaacaaatctcaaaagcaactttcaaaaacatgaaaatcatgaACCGACTCCATCTAGTTACAGATGTACAGTATAGTAATGTAAACTTCAAAAGTGTTGATAAAAGGTCTTTAAAATGAGTTTCCCTCACATAGCCATGCAAGGATGTCTGAATGGCACATTTATCAGTGAACTGTTAAGATAAAGTGGTCTATGCTGGTTTCAAAAGGACCATGACGCTGATCGACAAAGGTGAAAACATGGTCCACTGGTCAGATGTCAGTGTGCTGAGAATATCGAAGACATAGAAGTCACTTACAAGGATAAGTGTAGCATACATTATACAGCAGTTATTACAGGACGATGAGGCAGTGAGTgactaaaacacacaatatactGTATTCTCTGTTAATTTTAACCTTCCACAGTGAGGCCTACA
Encoded here:
- the sdf2 gene encoding stromal cell-derived factor 2, with translation MDNLNCAVIPNPLLVILLLLSCIFGLSPGTELSFVTCGSVIKLLNIKHNVRLHSHDVRYGSGSGQQSVTGVTAVEDSNSYWSVRGTSDTLCHRGTPVRCGQTIRLTHVNTGRNLHSHYFASPLSSNQEVSAFGDEGEGDHLDEWTVQCGGSVWKREEAVRFRHKATDALLSVTGEQYGRPIHGQTEVHAMSSPSQHSLWKAMEGIFMKPSERPAGSQDHSHLHTEF